In bacterium, one DNA window encodes the following:
- a CDS encoding DUF2807 domain-containing protein — MKTKRIVLPLLLLAIVFVANACDDDQIDGSGQQQTIPYTIADFNSVAAETGFRVSLSPDSLYSVAVTTDDNLLDYVDVSRSSTTLNLKVKPNSDVQFTELRADVRMPSLESLTLASGARCSLKDGFSSLLPFSVVLTAGSSAEGNIVTGNISCLATAGSNLTLEGSGLLGSIVASAGSTVDLRDFTMTDVSVSADAGSIVYINCSGRLDVSASGGSRVYYTGNAQLGSVSVTGGSTLQIIP, encoded by the coding sequence ATGAAAACGAAAAGGATTGTACTTCCTCTTCTGCTCCTTGCCATTGTGTTCGTCGCAAACGCCTGCGATGATGATCAGATCGATGGTAGTGGACAGCAGCAGACCATCCCTTACACCATCGCGGATTTCAACAGCGTTGCAGCAGAAACAGGGTTTCGTGTGAGTCTCTCACCGGACAGCCTCTATTCTGTTGCGGTAACTACGGATGACAATCTGCTCGACTATGTCGATGTTTCCCGCTCCAGTACGACGCTCAACCTCAAGGTTAAACCCAACAGCGATGTGCAGTTCACGGAGCTGCGTGCGGACGTGCGCATGCCTTCGCTCGAATCTCTGACACTGGCCAGTGGAGCACGTTGCTCACTGAAGGATGGCTTCTCTTCACTGCTTCCTTTCAGCGTCGTACTCACTGCGGGTTCTTCAGCTGAAGGAAATATCGTGACGGGAAACATTTCCTGTCTCGCGACGGCGGGGAGCAATCTGACGCTCGAGGGCAGCGGATTGCTGGGAAGCATCGTCGCATCCGCTGGCAGTACGGTGGATCTGCGCGACTTTACAATGACGGATGTGAGCGTATCCGCCGATGCAGGTAGCATTGTGTATATCAATTGCAGCGGAAGACTCGACGTGAGTGCCTCGGGCGGTTCACGCGTTTACTACACCGGGAATGCACAGCTTGGCAGCGTATCCGTCACCGGAGGAAGCACTTTGCAGATTATTCCCTGA
- a CDS encoding YceI family protein: protein MKHTALLILALLLTVATAGAQDKYISKNGHVWFYSQTPLETIEAHNHEVASILTPSTGELAFQLLIKAFKFDRALMEEHFNENYMESSKYPKSDFRGTITNLDDINFSKDGTYKATVEGKLTIHNKTNSVKETGTIKVSKGTIRISAKFDVKPEDYGIEIPGVVRDKIAKSFEVTVDMTYKPYKK, encoded by the coding sequence ATGAAACATACAGCACTCCTCATTCTCGCCCTGCTGCTGACCGTCGCGACGGCCGGCGCACAGGACAAATACATCAGCAAAAATGGTCACGTCTGGTTCTATTCGCAGACACCGCTCGAGACCATTGAGGCCCATAACCACGAGGTCGCGAGTATCCTCACTCCCTCCACCGGGGAACTGGCCTTCCAGCTGCTCATCAAGGCCTTCAAGTTTGACCGTGCCCTCATGGAAGAACATTTCAATGAGAATTACATGGAATCGTCGAAGTACCCGAAAAGCGATTTCCGTGGCACGATCACGAATCTCGACGACATCAACTTCTCAAAGGACGGTACGTACAAAGCCACGGTGGAGGGCAAGCTGACCATCCACAATAAAACCAACAGCGTCAAGGAAACCGGGACGATCAAGGTCAGCAAGGGGACGATCAGAATCAGCGCGAAGTTCGACGTGAAGCCGGAGGATTATGGTATCGAGATTCCGGGTGTCGTGCGCGATAAAATTGCGAAATCCTTTGAAGTCACCGTCGACATGACATATAAACCCTACAAAAAGTGA
- the argB gene encoding acetylglutamate kinase, which translates to MTGLIVIKYGGNAMRDETVTTQIVQQIADLHRQGARVVVVHGGGPFIAETLELAGVESTFVGGHRVTTGEALRYVEMALKGRVNGDLVQRFNSTGLRAVGLSGKDGRMVTATRRLHREEKDGKLHEHDLGQVGDVASVDPALLELLLDRGYLPVMTCIASDEHGTDYNINADMFAGHIAAALKADRYLVLTDVDGVYEDIHQPESFIPRMTLQEVEAAMGGIIVGGMIPKLESCRVALLHGAAEARIINGMKPDQLRMAAAGEECGTRIVHQGNNNGT; encoded by the coding sequence ATGACCGGACTGATTGTAATCAAGTACGGCGGTAACGCCATGCGCGACGAAACTGTCACAACGCAGATCGTTCAACAGATCGCAGACCTCCATCGACAGGGCGCACGCGTTGTTGTGGTACACGGGGGCGGACCGTTCATCGCGGAAACGCTGGAACTCGCCGGCGTGGAATCCACTTTCGTTGGTGGTCACCGGGTCACCACAGGCGAAGCGCTCCGCTATGTCGAGATGGCCCTGAAAGGCCGCGTCAACGGAGACCTCGTGCAGCGCTTCAACAGCACCGGACTGCGCGCGGTCGGACTCTCCGGTAAAGACGGACGCATGGTGACCGCCACACGCCGCCTTCACCGGGAGGAGAAGGACGGAAAGCTCCATGAGCATGATCTCGGGCAGGTGGGCGATGTCGCCTCGGTCGACCCCGCCCTGCTGGAACTCCTGCTCGACCGCGGCTATCTGCCTGTCATGACCTGTATCGCATCAGACGAGCACGGCACCGACTACAACATCAATGCGGATATGTTCGCTGGACATATCGCAGCCGCGCTCAAAGCGGATCGCTACCTCGTGCTGACCGACGTCGATGGTGTCTACGAAGACATCCATCAGCCCGAATCCTTCATTCCGCGAATGACGCTGCAAGAGGTTGAAGCCGCCATGGGCGGTATCATTGTCGGCGGCATGATACCCAAGCTGGAATCCTGCCGCGTCGCCCTGCTGCATGGCGCGGCGGAAGCACGCATTATCAACGGCATGAAACCGGATCAGCTGCGGATGGCGGCAGCCGGCGAGGAATGTGGAACTCGTATCGTTCACCAGGGAAACAACAATGGCACTTGA
- the argJ gene encoding bifunctional glutamate N-acetyltransferase/amino-acid acetyltransferase ArgJ, with amino-acid sequence MLRNLTNVRGITCWGAHIGIKSMRRDLAIIHSEVPAAAAATFTRNKVTAEPVKVSQRNIADGMAQVIVCNAGNANACTGEQGREGAEAMVTAAAETLNIDPSLVLVASTGIIGEPFPTNEVVEGIRTNMEKLSDDSKAGSFTANAILTTDTFAKEGFVDFELDGITINLSGIAKGSGMIHPNMGTMLAFIVTDISIDPQVLDIAVRSCVDDTFNMITVDGDTSTNDMVAVMANGMAGNETITSTDSSSYALFYEHLHELMSHLAKLIVSDGEGCSKYIEYRVSGVQDRETARKLVRAISSSILVKTAMTGRDPNWGRILGAAGNAGVPFDHSKVDLALGSEEIQVSVLEAGRPAEFDRNNIKRLLRESHIVVDMNCNDGDAEAVGWGTDLTTDYIIFNSVYTT; translated from the coding sequence ATGCTACGCAATCTGACGAACGTACGCGGCATCACCTGCTGGGGAGCACATATTGGTATCAAATCCATGCGCCGCGACCTGGCAATCATCCATTCCGAAGTACCCGCAGCGGCAGCCGCGACATTCACACGCAATAAGGTCACGGCCGAACCTGTGAAGGTGTCTCAGCGCAACATCGCGGATGGAATGGCCCAGGTCATCGTCTGCAACGCGGGAAATGCCAATGCCTGCACCGGCGAGCAGGGTCGTGAAGGCGCTGAGGCCATGGTGACCGCAGCGGCGGAGACACTGAATATCGATCCATCTCTCGTACTTGTTGCCTCAACCGGCATCATCGGCGAACCCTTCCCTACCAACGAAGTCGTCGAAGGTATACGCACCAACATGGAGAAGCTGTCGGACGACTCGAAAGCGGGGTCGTTTACGGCCAACGCCATCCTCACAACCGACACCTTTGCGAAAGAAGGGTTTGTCGATTTCGAACTTGACGGCATCACCATCAATCTCAGCGGTATCGCCAAGGGCTCGGGCATGATTCATCCCAATATGGGAACCATGCTGGCCTTCATCGTCACCGATATCTCGATTGACCCGCAAGTGCTGGACATCGCCGTACGCAGCTGCGTCGACGATACCTTCAATATGATCACGGTGGACGGCGACACATCGACCAACGACATGGTAGCCGTCATGGCGAATGGGATGGCAGGAAATGAGACGATCACTTCGACCGACAGCAGCAGCTATGCTCTGTTCTACGAACATCTGCATGAGCTGATGTCGCACCTTGCCAAGCTTATCGTTTCTGATGGGGAAGGCTGTTCGAAATATATCGAGTATCGCGTATCCGGCGTGCAGGACCGTGAAACCGCCCGTAAACTGGTGCGTGCAATCTCCAGTTCCATTCTCGTGAAAACGGCGATGACAGGACGTGACCCAAACTGGGGTCGCATTCTCGGTGCTGCGGGGAATGCAGGTGTCCCATTTGATCACAGCAAAGTCGACCTCGCACTCGGCTCTGAAGAAATCCAGGTTTCTGTACTCGAGGCTGGTCGTCCCGCCGAGTTCGACCGCAACAACATAAAACGTCTGCTTCGCGAATCCCATATCGTCGTCGACATGAACTGCAACGACGGCGACGCCGAAGCCGTGGGCTGGGGAACCGACCTGACGACGGACTACATCATATTCAACTCGGTGTATACCACCTGA
- a CDS encoding 7-cyano-7-deazaguanine synthase encodes MSDISVLFSGGPDSTLAVLRALKSAERVHLLTYHHGLMSRMGRHQVVTRELQQRFGEHRIIPHEEEIGKLYRQLYRADWQRRIPRYRSFYVPWLCGSCKLAMHCRTIAYNREHGIAQTYDGANKESSPLFPAQTRGYIGVMQQLYERQNMQYEAVIFDEENTDLQCEAQGMATMHATKKEHVYFSTQHSCYVGLVIHAHARLYYRPIRGKARMPRLAEQLLGEAIGQLDAGEGVGV; translated from the coding sequence ATGAGTGATATATCCGTACTGTTTTCAGGAGGACCAGATTCTACACTGGCGGTGCTTCGTGCATTGAAGTCTGCCGAGAGGGTGCACCTGCTGACCTATCATCACGGACTGATGAGCCGCATGGGACGGCATCAGGTCGTCACCCGTGAATTGCAGCAGCGCTTTGGCGAGCATCGCATCATTCCTCATGAGGAAGAGATCGGGAAGCTCTATCGACAGCTGTACAGAGCGGACTGGCAGCGGCGCATCCCGCGCTACCGCAGCTTTTACGTGCCCTGGCTGTGTGGATCGTGCAAGCTGGCGATGCATTGCAGGACGATTGCATACAACCGCGAACATGGGATAGCACAGACTTACGATGGTGCCAATAAGGAATCATCACCGCTGTTCCCGGCACAGACCCGGGGATATATCGGTGTCATGCAGCAGCTCTATGAAAGGCAGAACATGCAGTATGAAGCGGTAATATTCGATGAAGAGAACACCGACCTGCAATGTGAAGCCCAGGGGATGGCGACCATGCATGCCACGAAAAAGGAACATGTGTATTTCTCCACGCAGCACAGCTGCTATGTTGGACTCGTGATTCATGCGCACGCGCGTCTCTACTATCGTCCCATTCGCGGCAAAGCACGTATGCCGCGGTTGGCGGAACAGCTATTGGGTGAGGCCATCGGGCAGCTTGACGCTGGAGAGGGGGTGGGGGTATGA
- a CDS encoding OB-fold putative lipoprotein codes for MSKPRIILLSIASVAVLVIGIGLAMYFKPHKNFVGADPDYTVTAAALIGEFSTDEQAATKKYVADDRVVLVRGVIGDVVIDDRGIAVVTVTGEGVDGNVSCTLTKEESARAQSLKAGDAVRITGQCTGMQGLIEPEVIMIRCGLAEE; via the coding sequence ATGAGTAAACCCCGTATCATACTGCTCTCCATCGCCTCCGTTGCGGTGCTTGTCATCGGAATCGGACTCGCAATGTATTTCAAACCGCACAAAAACTTCGTGGGCGCGGATCCGGACTATACCGTTACCGCGGCCGCGCTGATAGGGGAATTCTCCACCGACGAGCAGGCGGCGACGAAAAAATATGTCGCGGATGACAGGGTCGTGCTCGTACGCGGTGTCATCGGTGATGTTGTAATCGATGACCGAGGCATCGCCGTGGTGACCGTTACCGGGGAGGGCGTCGACGGGAACGTCTCCTGTACGCTCACCAAGGAGGAATCTGCTCGCGCGCAGTCGCTCAAGGCCGGTGATGCCGTTCGCATTACGGGACAGTGCACCGGTATGCAGGGACTGATAGAACCGGAAGTCATCATGATTCGCTGCGGCCTGGCTGAGGAGTGA
- a CDS encoding methyltransferase has product MLTALLFGVRLQGSERIHWDMTTLVLQRALRLRLRSGMRVAEIGTGPYALLARIARRLCTCTVDAGDINPTYVQSASQEVAGTASSVSVIESDLFAAFTGQYDLVFSNTLYIPRADGRSREIDRMHPSETDWCGGESGYEFIERLLADARPRLRPQGLLLLGFNAAYLDEQEVRRRCDVFGYEVDMCTRMPLNPSCVLHLTAQQSQQGQNPR; this is encoded by the coding sequence ATGCTTACGGCATTGCTTTTCGGCGTGCGGCTTCAGGGCAGTGAACGGATTCACTGGGACATGACGACACTGGTGCTGCAGCGTGCACTGCGCCTGCGCCTGCGCAGCGGAATGCGTGTCGCGGAGATCGGTACGGGGCCTTATGCGCTGCTTGCGCGCATCGCCAGGCGCCTCTGCACATGTACGGTGGATGCGGGCGACATCAATCCCACGTACGTTCAATCCGCCAGCCAGGAAGTCGCAGGTACGGCGTCCAGTGTGTCCGTGATCGAGAGCGATCTGTTTGCCGCATTTACCGGGCAGTACGACCTGGTGTTTTCAAACACACTGTATATTCCGCGTGCGGATGGCAGGTCGCGGGAGATAGACCGCATGCACCCTTCGGAAACGGACTGGTGTGGCGGGGAATCGGGCTACGAATTTATTGAGCGCCTGCTCGCTGATGCCAGGCCGCGCCTGCGTCCGCAGGGCCTTCTGCTTCTCGGCTTCAACGCCGCCTATCTTGATGAGCAGGAAGTACGTCGGCGCTGCGACGTCTTCGGGTACGAGGTGGATATGTGTACCCGCATGCCGCTCAATCCCTCATGCGTACTTCACCTCACCGCGCAGCAATCTCAACAGGGACAGAATCCCCGATAA
- a CDS encoding GIY-YIG nuclease family protein, whose protein sequence is MQSRKDIIREYKERKHTAGVFIIKNTANGRFLLGSSLNIEGPLNKHRFMLQIGSHRNTEMQKDFREFGSEAFVFEILETIEPSDKPGFDIDDELKLLEEIWVEKLQPSGELGYNREQKIREA, encoded by the coding sequence ATGCAATCACGCAAGGATATCATACGTGAATACAAAGAGCGGAAACACACCGCCGGGGTCTTCATCATAAAGAATACCGCGAACGGGAGATTCCTGCTCGGCAGCAGCCTCAATATTGAGGGCCCCCTCAACAAGCACAGGTTCATGCTGCAGATCGGCTCGCACCGCAATACTGAGATGCAGAAGGACTTCAGGGAATTCGGATCGGAAGCTTTTGTCTTCGAGATTCTCGAAACAATCGAACCCTCCGACAAACCCGGCTTCGACATCGACGATGAATTGAAATTGCTTGAAGAGATCTGGGTGGAAAAACTGCAGCCTTCAGGGGAGCTGGGATATAACCGTGAGCAAAAAATCAGAGAGGCCTGA
- the argC gene encoding N-acetyl-gamma-glutamyl-phosphate reductase: protein MSEATRIRVAIVGATGYTGSELLRILVQHPSVEIVAITSERRAGDAFSDVHPHFQDILSHTLISADELADHKPDLAFLALPHGVSMDFVARHAGSGFRMIDLSGDFRLHSAQAYAQWYGKEHVYPQGIEEAVFGLPELHREKITGAQLVANPGCYPTCSILGTLPLLEAGLIDPTQIIVDAKSGTTGAGVTPKETTHYSNVADNFRAYGLKTHRHTAEIEEQLVARGATEASVQFTPHLLPVDRGILATIYTTPSKELSESDVREAYAERYANEPFVRLRSTPPTLKEVRGSNYCDVYVTYDQRTRRIIALSAIDNLVKGAAGQAVQNMNCMYGLPETTGLTQVPMHP from the coding sequence ATGAGCGAGGCCACACGCATACGCGTCGCCATCGTCGGCGCCACCGGGTACACGGGGTCTGAACTGCTGCGCATCCTTGTCCAGCATCCCTCCGTGGAAATTGTTGCGATCACATCCGAACGTCGCGCAGGGGACGCATTTTCGGATGTACACCCGCATTTCCAGGACATCCTCTCCCATACGCTGATTTCGGCTGATGAGCTGGCTGATCATAAACCCGACCTGGCCTTCCTTGCCCTTCCCCATGGCGTATCCATGGATTTTGTGGCACGTCATGCCGGCAGCGGCTTCCGCATGATCGATCTTTCCGGCGATTTCCGGCTGCACTCGGCACAGGCGTATGCGCAGTGGTACGGAAAGGAGCACGTGTATCCGCAAGGTATCGAGGAAGCAGTATTCGGTCTTCCCGAGCTGCACAGGGAGAAGATCACCGGGGCACAACTGGTGGCCAATCCCGGTTGTTATCCCACCTGCTCTATTCTCGGAACACTGCCGCTGCTTGAAGCCGGACTCATTGATCCGACGCAGATCATTGTCGATGCAAAATCCGGCACTACCGGTGCTGGCGTCACACCGAAGGAGACGACACACTATTCGAACGTCGCGGACAATTTCCGCGCGTACGGATTGAAGACGCATCGGCATACCGCAGAAATCGAGGAACAGCTCGTGGCGCGGGGAGCCACCGAAGCGTCGGTGCAGTTCACTCCCCACTTGCTGCCGGTAGACCGCGGTATACTCGCGACCATTTACACTACGCCCTCGAAAGAACTCTCGGAAAGTGACGTGCGCGAGGCATATGCAGAACGTTACGCAAACGAACCCTTTGTCCGCCTGCGCAGCACACCGCCCACGCTCAAGGAAGTGCGCGGTTCGAATTACTGCGATGTCTACGTCACCTATGATCAACGCACAAGGCGTATCATCGCGCTTTCCGCAATCGACAATCTCGTCAAAGGTGCCGCCGGACAGGCGGTACAGAACATGAACTGCATGTACGGACTGCCGGAGACCACCGGTCTTACGCAGGTTCCGATGCATCCCTGA
- a CDS encoding TonB-dependent receptor → MAKFFVLSILLLIGVVHAQESDSLQTWEMNTVEISARRIGFGRLDVPMRKEAVSSILSQNGFSLVRRGVPFAQDIAVDGFRRGDIVVVVDEERYHSACPNRMDSPLTRVNPLELANVVLDKSSIPPASGLAGSVQFRRRPPSENFRLHTSFAGSADALRSIDAAVMAEGAHHALSLRYATGDPYRDGDGMDFGDRYGYHTLPGHMLAETGLRGSAGHWKYGGSFAYTENVLFPYLLMDEIYNRVWNGHVQWKQFRFYTTYTDHLMTNEHRYSAVKMRTAARNLTVGVSGDHFEVWMRRWDADNRFNQPDSVANAQMGKTVLGEELSESASSSGVLEGPLILTNHLMPEVYQYYGAASSGMTCGAWHISLRGGLTHLRIGDDSRLAFYREVFADAENGRNFPLVAATLQWRRRDGLQSGYGFQVEVATESPQAEELYVTVRKPGDKPAWIGNPTLAQPVRGTLRGSARWHALQAEAFCSSVANYVQPAKRSGSQGMYQTFENVDALLVGVTMRYERKLLTADVAWTWGQHLNNSNPLSEIPPLRAQLQLRSPEWQRVLLHAGIVTQAAQYRIDPTLGEDGTPGWLRVDAGLRWNGSMLRADLTVENLFDNNYRQHLSYLRNPFAAGNQVWEPGRVVRLQLHAVLE, encoded by the coding sequence ATGGCCAAGTTCTTCGTCCTATCTATCCTGCTATTGATCGGCGTCGTGCACGCCCAGGAATCCGACAGCCTTCAGACATGGGAAATGAACACGGTGGAGATTTCCGCCCGGCGCATTGGCTTCGGACGCCTTGACGTTCCCATGCGCAAGGAGGCTGTCTCATCCATTCTTTCACAGAACGGCTTTTCGCTGGTCCGCCGCGGTGTGCCCTTTGCACAGGATATCGCCGTCGACGGTTTCAGGCGCGGAGACATCGTTGTGGTCGTGGACGAAGAGCGCTATCACAGCGCATGTCCCAATCGTATGGACTCCCCGCTCACTCGCGTCAATCCACTGGAACTTGCGAACGTGGTGCTGGATAAATCATCCATTCCCCCTGCGTCGGGACTCGCGGGCAGCGTGCAGTTCCGCAGGCGTCCCCCATCTGAAAACTTCCGTCTTCACACCTCCTTCGCCGGCAGTGCCGACGCCTTGCGCAGTATCGACGCGGCGGTCATGGCCGAAGGAGCACATCATGCTCTGTCCCTTCGGTATGCGACAGGCGATCCGTACAGAGACGGCGACGGAATGGATTTCGGTGATCGCTATGGATACCACACGCTCCCGGGACATATGCTGGCGGAAACCGGCCTGCGTGGCAGCGCGGGACATTGGAAATACGGCGGGAGCTTTGCCTATACCGAAAACGTGCTCTTCCCCTACCTGCTGATGGACGAAATCTACAACCGGGTGTGGAATGGCCACGTGCAGTGGAAGCAGTTTCGCTTCTATACCACGTATACAGATCACCTGATGACGAACGAACACCGCTATTCAGCCGTAAAGATGCGTACCGCGGCGCGAAATCTGACCGTCGGTGTCTCTGGCGATCATTTTGAAGTCTGGATGCGAAGGTGGGATGCGGATAATCGTTTCAACCAACCGGATTCGGTAGCAAATGCACAAATGGGCAAGACCGTACTCGGTGAAGAGCTCTCTGAATCCGCCAGCTCCTCTGGCGTGCTCGAAGGACCACTGATCCTGACGAATCATCTGATGCCGGAAGTGTACCAATATTACGGTGCTGCGAGTAGCGGGATGACCTGTGGGGCGTGGCACATTTCGCTGCGAGGTGGACTCACGCATCTGCGCATCGGGGATGATAGCCGCCTGGCGTTTTATCGCGAGGTTTTCGCCGATGCGGAGAACGGAAGGAATTTCCCCCTGGTTGCCGCAACATTACAGTGGCGCAGGCGTGACGGACTGCAGAGCGGTTACGGTTTTCAAGTTGAAGTTGCCACTGAAAGTCCCCAGGCGGAAGAGCTCTATGTCACCGTACGCAAACCCGGTGACAAACCGGCATGGATCGGGAATCCCACGCTCGCCCAGCCTGTGCGTGGTACACTGCGCGGTAGTGCTCGCTGGCACGCACTGCAGGCGGAGGCGTTCTGCAGCAGCGTTGCAAATTACGTGCAGCCGGCAAAGCGCAGCGGAAGCCAGGGAATGTATCAGACATTTGAAAACGTGGATGCATTACTCGTCGGTGTCACCATGCGGTATGAACGCAAACTGCTGACGGCCGACGTCGCATGGACCTGGGGACAGCATTTGAATAATTCCAATCCGCTGTCGGAAATTCCTCCCCTGCGTGCCCAGCTCCAACTCAGATCACCGGAATGGCAGCGCGTCCTGCTGCATGCCGGCATTGTTACCCAGGCGGCTCAGTATCGCATCGACCCAACCCTGGGAGAGGATGGTACCCCCGGATGGCTGCGCGTGGACGCGGGACTGCGCTGGAACGGCAGTATGCTGCGCGCTGATCTGACAGTCGAAAACCTTTTCGACAACAACTACCGCCAGCATCTCTCCTACCTCCGCAATCCCTTCGCCGCTGGCAACCAGGTCTGGGAACCCGGCCGCGTCGTTCGCCTTCAGCTGCACGCGGTATTGGAGTAG
- a CDS encoding DUF116 domain-containing protein, whose product MKSYPAYMLSPDRVDGRSYTLFGDSPSTEGYYATCHNMLAELLDSFDSKEMLLVGLRAAARRTRRRGFHANRESRGGEPITREQQERIDNALAPFTRATEGHLSQLSFLRRHDSVLGMTRRQYHLAMLETMLVNRMQRERFAASSYRIALLPHCLRDLTRECKAERDEIEMRCRKCSQDCFIHHVSAALERHSIKPYLWMSLSRRQLFKRLREKSTSPAILGIACIPELLSGMRMCTQHKVPVLGLPLNANRCGRWMDTFHPNSIDLGQLDALLEGI is encoded by the coding sequence ATGAAATCATATCCTGCATACATGCTCTCTCCTGACCGTGTCGATGGACGCAGCTATACGTTGTTCGGAGATTCCCCGTCAACGGAGGGGTATTACGCGACATGTCACAACATGCTTGCGGAGTTGCTGGACTCGTTCGACTCGAAAGAGATGTTGCTTGTGGGACTGCGTGCTGCAGCGAGACGGACTCGCAGAAGAGGCTTTCACGCAAACAGGGAATCACGCGGCGGGGAACCGATCACTCGTGAACAGCAGGAACGGATTGATAATGCACTGGCCCCGTTTACACGGGCGACGGAGGGACATCTCTCGCAACTTTCCTTTCTCAGGCGGCACGACAGCGTCCTGGGTATGACACGTCGACAGTATCATCTCGCCATGCTCGAAACCATGCTGGTCAACCGCATGCAGCGTGAGCGTTTCGCTGCTTCAAGCTATCGCATCGCCCTTCTCCCCCATTGCCTGCGGGATCTGACGCGGGAATGCAAAGCAGAGCGTGATGAAATCGAGATGCGCTGCCGCAAATGTTCACAAGACTGCTTCATACATCATGTGAGTGCAGCACTGGAAAGACATTCCATCAAACCGTACCTGTGGATGTCGCTCAGTAGACGCCAGCTGTTCAAACGCCTCCGGGAAAAGTCTACCTCTCCCGCAATCCTGGGCATCGCCTGCATACCAGAGCTGCTGAGCGGAATGCGCATGTGCACGCAGCATAAGGTGCCGGTGCTGGGTCTGCCGCTCAACGCCAATCGGTGCGGCAGGTGGATGGACACATTTCACCCAAACTCCATAGATCTCGGACAGCTTGACGCTCTGCTCGAAGGTATCTGA
- a CDS encoding aspartate aminotransferase family protein — protein sequence MALEKTNEALHGLDRQYHLQTYNRIPIAFSHGSGARLWDVEGKEYIDALAGIAVNSLGHSHPRIVEAVREQAGKLMHISNYFVSEPQVELEKLLVEVSGMDRVFFSNSGTESIEGAFKIARKYAHAHGRGGGIIAMERSFHGRTLAAIATGGERMQRGFGPMPPGFTRVPFNDLAAAEAAVQADTAAIVVEPIQGEGGINVAERDFLEGLRALCDRSGVLLIFDEIQCGIARTGSMFAKDVFGVQPDIMTLAKGLGGGIPIGAILCSEKVAAAMEFGDHGTTFGGNPLATATALATMRTLLDENIAGVAKENGEWFRDELLKLKEKHGVIREVRGMGLMLGVEFSMASKPVMLEMLARGVIANATAENVLRLVPPLIISRDELRTIIDTLDAVLSSMEGKT from the coding sequence ATGGCACTTGAAAAAACCAACGAAGCGCTGCACGGACTCGACCGGCAGTATCATCTTCAGACGTACAACAGAATACCGATTGCCTTTTCACACGGCAGCGGAGCACGACTCTGGGACGTGGAAGGCAAGGAGTATATTGACGCACTTGCCGGCATTGCCGTGAACAGTCTCGGGCACAGTCACCCACGCATCGTTGAAGCCGTGCGGGAGCAGGCAGGCAAACTGATGCATATCTCCAACTACTTTGTCAGCGAACCACAGGTGGAACTCGAGAAGCTGCTTGTGGAGGTTTCGGGAATGGACAGGGTGTTCTTCTCGAACAGTGGGACGGAGTCCATCGAAGGCGCGTTCAAAATCGCACGCAAGTATGCCCACGCACATGGACGTGGTGGCGGCATCATCGCCATGGAGCGTTCCTTTCACGGTCGTACACTCGCAGCCATCGCGACGGGCGGAGAACGCATGCAGCGGGGATTTGGTCCCATGCCCCCGGGTTTCACCCGCGTCCCGTTCAACGACCTCGCCGCAGCCGAGGCCGCAGTGCAGGCGGATACCGCCGCCATTGTCGTCGAGCCGATTCAGGGGGAAGGCGGCATCAATGTCGCCGAACGTGATTTCCTCGAGGGACTCCGGGCACTCTGCGACCGCAGCGGTGTGCTTCTCATTTTCGATGAAATTCAATGCGGAATCGCCCGCACAGGAAGTATGTTCGCGAAGGATGTGTTCGGCGTGCAGCCGGACATCATGACACTGGCGAAAGGACTTGGCGGCGGCATCCCCATCGGCGCCATCCTCTGCAGCGAGAAGGTCGCCGCGGCGATGGAATTCGGTGATCACGGCACGACTTTCGGTGGCAATCCGCTCGCAACGGCCACAGCGCTTGCAACCATGCGTACGCTGCTCGACGAGAACATCGCCGGTGTGGCAAAAGAAAACGGGGAATGGTTTCGCGATGAGCTGCTCAAGCTCAAAGAGAAACACGGAGTGATCCGTGAAGTACGCGGTATGGGGCTCATGCTCGGTGTGGAATTCAGCATGGCATCGAAACCCGTTATGCTGGAAATGCTCGCGCGTGGAGTTATTGCCAACGCGACGGCGGAGAACGTCCTTCGCCTGGTTCCCCCGCTCATCATCAGCAGGGACGAGCTGCGAACCATCATCGACACGCTTGATGCCGTCCTTTCCAGCATGGAGGGAAAAACATGA